The proteins below are encoded in one region of Aquisphaera giovannonii:
- a CDS encoding DUF4230 domain-containing protein has product MSPPREPAPAAPGRLPWLVAILLSCLALARYLPRVTYLAATSAAGLLGDTPPSIAPSGPTVVQLERLRHLVSRRVHVADVLVGESRWLEGSWLVVGDALIGVDASRAEVVGRDELSRTATIVLPRPAVISARVDHERTRRWDVRSRGWIPLAGALLGDRGAMEGRAMLEAQRLVERAASSDDFATSAREGVEGLLQEFYRGVGWRVAVRWKE; this is encoded by the coding sequence ATGAGCCCGCCCCGTGAGCCCGCGCCGGCCGCGCCGGGCCGGCTGCCCTGGCTCGTCGCCATCCTGCTCTCGTGCCTGGCGCTGGCCCGGTACCTCCCCCGCGTGACATACCTCGCGGCGACCTCCGCCGCCGGGCTGCTCGGCGACACGCCGCCGTCGATCGCGCCGTCTGGCCCCACCGTCGTCCAGCTCGAGCGGCTCCGCCACCTGGTCTCGCGGCGGGTGCACGTGGCCGACGTGCTGGTCGGCGAGTCGCGCTGGCTGGAGGGCTCGTGGCTGGTCGTCGGCGACGCCCTGATCGGCGTCGACGCCTCGCGTGCCGAGGTCGTCGGCCGCGACGAGCTGTCCCGGACCGCGACGATCGTGCTGCCCCGTCCGGCCGTGATCTCGGCCCGCGTCGACCACGAGCGGACGCGTCGCTGGGACGTGCGCTCGCGGGGCTGGATCCCGCTGGCCGGCGCCCTGCTCGGGGACCGCGGGGCCATGGAGGGCCGGGCGATGCTGGAGGCCCAGCGGCTCGTCGAGCGGGCCGCCTCGTCCGACGACTTCGCCACCTCGGCCAGGGAAGGCGTCGAGGGACTGCTGCAGGAGTTCTACCGCGGCGTCGGATGGCGCGTCGCGGTGCGGTGGAAGGAGTAG